CGGGCTTAATTATCCCTGCAGAGATTACGGTATTTGAAGACCGTTCATTTACATTTATTACTAAAACTCCACCTGCAGCAGTGTTGCTAAAGAAAGCAGCAGGAATTGATACTGCATCTGGAGAGCCTAACCGAAACAAGGTGGCTACATTAAAGCGTGATAAAGTACGCGAGATCGCGGAAACTAAAATGCCAGACTTAAACGCTGCTGATGTAGAAGCAGCTATGCGTATGGTAGAAGGTACTGCCCGTAGCATGGGAATTGTTATTGAAGACTAATTAAACCCATGTTTGTAGATGGAGGTTGCGAGTAAAGGATGTCTTATCCTGCCTGCAAGTGCAGGTTCGCAACCTTTATTAGTGGGAGGTCTAACCGCTAAAACCACAATTGAGGAGGAAATGAAATTGGCTAAGAAAGGTAAAAAGTACCAAGATGCACTGAAAGCCGTTGACCGTGAAAAAGTTTACGGTGCGAGCGAAGCAGTGGAGCTTGTGAAAGAAACAGCAACAGCAAAGTTTGATGAAACTGTTGAACTTGCTGCACGTTTAGGTGTAGATCCAAAGAAAGCAGACCAACAAATCCGTGGAGCAGTTGTTCTTCCACACGGAACAGGTAAAACTCAACGAGTTCTTGTTTTCGCTAAAGGGGACAAAGCGAAGGAAGCGGAAGCTGCTGGTGCAGATTATGTAGGAGAAGAAGACTTAATCAACAAAGTAAACCAAGGTTGGTTCGACTTCGATGTAGTTGTTGCAACTCCTGACATGATGGCACAAGTAGGTAAACTTGGTCGTGTATTAGGACCTAAAGGTCTTATGCCAAACCCTAAGACAGGTACTGTAACATTTGAAGTTGAAAAAGCTGTTAACGAAATCAAGGCTGGTAAAGTAGAATACCGCGTTGATAAAGCTGGAAACATCCATGTACCGATTGGAAAAGTTTCTTTCGACACGGACAAGCTTGTTGAAAACTTCGAAACAATTATTGATACATTGTTAAAAGCAAAGCCTGCAGCAGCAAAAGGAACTTATATGCGCAATGTTGCGGTAGCTTCAACAATGGGACCTGGACTTAAGGTAGATATTTCCAGCTATAAAGGTTAATTAGATATTGACTTCGCTAACCGAAGTCGATATACTAGTTTTTGTTAATTAAATAAATCGTCATACCGTAGACAGTAGGTGCATAATTAATTGCTTAATTCCCTACCGAGGTAAGTAACGTATGGATCCTATTTTTAAAAAATAGGTTTTCGGATATTACTGCCTCCATGTGTCTGCATGGGGGCATTTTTTATACGGTACGGTATGAACAATCTTGCACAGGAGGTGTCATGATGAGCGCTGTTATCGAAAAGAAAAAGCAACTTGTTGATGAAATTACAACAAAGCTTAAAGAAAGCCAATCTACAATTGTTGTAGATTACCGTGGACTTGACGTTGCAGAAGTGACTGAACTTCGTAAGCAACTTCGTGAAGCGAATGTAGACTTCAAAGTTTACAAAAACTCAATGGTTCGACGTGCGACAGCTGAAGCTGGACTAACTGATATTGATGAGCAATTAGTAGGGCCGACAGCAATTGCATTTTGTAACGATGATGTAATTGCTCCTGCGAAAGTGTTAAATAACTTCGCTAAAGAACATCAAGACCTTGAGCTTAAAGCTGGTATTATCGAAGGTCGCGTAGCTTCTTTAGAAGAAGTAAAAGCACTTGCGGAACTACCATCTCGCGACGGATTACTTGGAATGCTACTCAGCGTTATGCAAGCTCCAGTACGAAACTTTGCATTGGCTACAAAAGCTGTTGCAGAGCAAAAAGAAGAGCAAGGTGCATAATCGGAACATACCAATTTGTCGCCTAGCGGTTTAAAATAATTAAAATTATAGGAGGAAAACAAAATGACTAAAGAGCAAATTATTGATGCGATTAAAGAAATGTCTGTTTTAGAATTAAACGATCTAGTTAAAGCGATCGAGGAAGAGTTTGGAGTAGAAGCTGCAGCTCCTGTAGCTGTTGCAGGCGGTGGCGCTGCTGAAGCTGCTGAAGAGCAAACTGAATTTGACGTAGTACTTGAGTCTGCAGGTGCATCTAAGATCAACGTAATTAAAGTTGTTCGTGAAATCACTGGCCTAGGCTTAAAAGATGCAAAAGCACTAGTAGACGGAGCGCCAGAAACACTTAAAGAAGGCGTATCTAAAGAAGAAGCTGATGAAATGAAAGCTAAGCTTGAAGAAGCTGGAGCTAGCATCGAGCTTAAGTAAGCTTGACAATGGTTTATTGAAAAACTCGCTTTGGAGACAAAGCGAGTTTTTTCGTATCACTTGATAAATAACCTAATAAAAAGTATGTTGTGCGACGACAATGGTAAAAGGTATAGTAGTTTGATTGGAGGTGTTCCAATGTCTAATCATTATTATTCAGAAAAACCAGAAGTGGAAAGTCAGAGAAAGAAGATTACCGAAACAATTAATGAAGTAACTTTTCAGTATATTGTTGATAGAGGTATTTTTTCTAAAAAAGGAATAGACTTCGGTTCAAAGTTGTTAATAGAAACATTTGAAGAAACATTAGATGTGGCAGGACCGATTGCTGATGTCGGTTGTGGTTGGGGACCAATTGGTATTGCGATCGCAAAACGATACGAAAATCGGAAGGTACACATGTTTGATATAAATGAACGTGCAATTTCATTGTCAATCGAAAACGCGAAGGTTAATGGTGTTGGTAATGTAGTTGTAGAGCAAAATAATTTGTTAGAGAACCAACCGGATGAATTTTATTCCGCTATTGTTTCGAACCCTCCGATCAGGGCTGGGAAAGAAGTTATTTTCAAGTTGTATGAGCAAGCAGTAGAAGCATTGAAGTTAAACGGTGAGCTTTGGCTAGTGATACAAAAGAAGCAAGGTGCTCCTTCTACGATGAAAAAACTAGAAGAATTAGGGCTAGATGTCGAGATTGTAAACAAGTCAAAAGGATTTTTCATTATAAGAGGGAAAAAGATTGACTCAACAAATTAGTTGTGTTAATGTTATTTAATGCGTATGAATATAAAGTTGAAAATGGGGCAAATATGCTTTTAAATTCAAGGTTAGTATGATGACTAGAGTTTAAAAAGTCAAGCCTTTGTTTTCTTATGCTATCATCTTTATCAAAAAAGATGATGGAAAAAATAGGTGATGTGTATAAAAAGGGTGAATTTGGACAAACTATTAACGTCTTTTATGCTTTGACTAGGTAGAAGTCTTACAGGCCCTTTTTTTGTTTTTTACATAATGATTTACATCTAAATTGGTTGCTTCGATAAAGTGATTGCTTTATAGGCCGCCTGTTGAGAATGAATGAGCAGCTCGAGTATTTTATTCTATGAGCTCGAGGTTCATTCATTCTCAAAAGCTTCACAATGAAAAGTGAAGTGACAAGCATTACGCTTGGCTGCGGTCCAAAAAAAGTGAGAATAGCAACCTTGTCTAGGGTGTTTTTCCTAAGAGGTAGAAAATAGCACATCACAAGTAAAAAAAGGCAATGCCTGAAAAAAGTGTATCAAAGAATGGCAAGTACAAATGGTATACCATTCTTATGATGATAAAAACGTTAGTTTTTAAGGGGTGAATCAGTTGACAGGTCAACTAGTTCAGTATGGACGCCACCGTCAGAGAAGGAGCTATGCCCGAATCAATGAAGTGTTGGATCTTCCAAACTTAATTGAGATTCAAACAGCTTCTTATCAATGGTTTCTTGATGAAGGTATTCGCGAGATGTTCGGAGACATCTCTCCAATTGAAGATTTTACTGGTAATTTGGTGCTTGAGTTTATTGATTATAGCTTAGGGGAACCGAAATATTCAGTAGAAGATTCCAAAGAACGAGATGTAACGTATTCGGCTCCGCTTCGTGTGAAGGTACGTCTCATTAATAAAGAGACAGGTGAAGTGAAAGAGCAAGAAGTGTTTATGGGAGATTTCCCTCTCATGACTGATACGGGAACATTTGTCATTAATGGTGCAGAACGAGTAATTGTTTCTCAACTCGTCCGTTCACCAAGTGTTTATTACAGTGAGAAGATTGACAAAAACGGAAAGAAGGGCTTTACGACTACTGTAATCCCGAACCGTGGTGCATGGTTGGAATTAGAAACAGACGCAAAAGACGTCGTTTATGTTCGTATAGACCGCACGCGTAAAATCCCTGTCACTGTATTGTTACGTGCTCTTGGATTTGGTTCAGATCAAGAGATCATTGATCTATTAGGTGAAGATGAGTATTTACGTAACACGCTTGAAAAAGATAATACAGATGGCTCTGAAAAAGCGCTACTGGAAATCTACGAACGTCTTCGTCCTGGAGAGCCTCCAACAGTCGATAATGCAAAAAGTTTGTTAGAATCACGTTTCTTTGATCCGAAACGATATGATTTAGCGAATGTTGGTCGATATAAGATTAATAAAAAACTGCATATTAAAAACCGTCTTTTCAACCAACGCCTAGCAGAAACACTTGTTGATCCTGACACAGGAGAAGTGTTAGCAGAAGAGGGTGCGTTGATCGATCGCAGATTATTAGATCGTTTACTTCCTTATTTAGAAAATAATGTCGGTTTTAAACATATCACTCTTCACGGTGGAGTGGTTGAAGATGAAGAAGTAGATCTTCAATCCGTCTTGATTCACCCTCCAAATGGTACAGAAGAGGATGAACCGATTCGCGTAATTGGTAATGGGGTTGTAGAGAAAGCAGTTAAAAATATCACTCCAGCTGATATTATTGCATCTATTAACTACTTCTTTAACCTACTACACGGAGTAGGGAACACAGACGATATTGACCACTTAGGTAACCGTCGCCTTCGTAGTGTAGGGGAATTATTACAAAATCAATTCCGTATTGGTTTATCAAGAATGGAACGCGTTGTACGTGAGCGTATGTCCATTCAAGATGCAAATATGATTACTCCGCAGGCTCTAATTAATATTCGCCCTGTGATTGCGTCTATTAAAGAGTTTTTCGGAAGCTCTCAATTATCTCAATTTATGGACCAGACAAATCCATTAGCAGAATTGACGCATAAAAGACGTCTTTCAGCACTTGGACCTGGTGGTCTAACACGTGAACGTGCAGGGTTTGAAGTGCGAGACGTACACTACTCTCACTATGGTCGTATGTGTCCAATCGAAACGCCAGAGGGACCGAACATCGGGTTAATCAACTCGCTTTCTAGTTATGCGAAAGTGAACGAATTTGGCTTTATGGAAACACCATATCGTAAGGTAGACCATGAATCTGGAAGAGTAAGTCCGCAGTTTGATTACTTAACTGCAGACGAAGAAGATAATTATGTTGTAGCTCAGGCGAATGCGAAGTTAGATGAAAACGGGGCATTTGTTGATGAAAATATTATTTGTCGTTTCCGTGGTGAAAACATTATTGTTCCACGTGACCGAGTAGACTACATGGACGTATCTCCAAAGCAAGTTGTATCAGCTGCGACAGCATGTATTCCGTTCTTAGAAAATGACGACTCTAACCGTGCATTAATGGGAGCGAACATGCAACGTCAAGCCGTTCCGCTATTAGAGCCGGAATCACCTCTTGTAGGTACTGGAATGGAATATGTTTCTGCTAAGGACTCTGGTGCAGCAGTCGTTTCGAAAACGAAGGGGCGCATAGAAAGAGTCTCAGGTAAATATGTACAACTTCGTAAGATTGAAGAAGTCGACGGAAAAGAAGTAGAAACAGATGTCGTACGCTACAATCTTCAAAAGTTTGAGCGTTCAAACCAAGGTACTTGCTATAATCAACGTCCGATTGTCAGTGAAGGGAACATCGTATCAAAAGGAGAAATCCTTGCTGACGGACCATCCATGGAAAAAGGTGAAATGGCCTTAGGACGTAACGTTATGGTTGGTTTCATGACTTGGGAAGGTTACAACTATGAGGATGCGATCATTTTAAGTGAACGCCTCGTAAAAGATGATGTATATACTTCAATTCATATTGAAGAGTATGAATCAGAAGCCCGCGATACTAAGTTAGGACCTGAAGAGATCACACGTGATATTCCAAACGTTGGTGAAGATGCACTGAAGAACCTTGACGAACGTGGAATTATTCGAGTGGGTGCGGAAGTAAAAGACGGAGATATCCTTGTTGGTAAGGTAACACCTAAAGGGGTTACTGAGTTAACAGCAGAAGAGCGTCTATTACATGCGATTTTCGGGGAAAAGGCTCGTGAAGTACGAGATACATCACTACGTGCACCACATGGTGGAGACGGAATTGTCTTAGACGTTAAAGTCTTCAATCGTGAAGATGGCGATGAACTGCCTCCTGGAGTTAATCAATTAGTACGTGTTTATATCGTACAGAAAAGAAAGATTAACGAAGGTGACAAGATGGCTGGACGTCACGGTAACAAAGGTGTAATTTCTCGTATTTTACCAGAGGAAGATATGCCTTATTTACCAGATGGCACTCCAATCGACATCATGTTAAACCCTCTTGGTGTACCATCACGTATGAACATCGGGCAAGTACTTGAGATGCACTTAGGAATGGCAGCGAGAAACTTAGGTATTCACGTAGCTAGTCCAGTATTTGATGGTGCTCGTGAAGAAGATGTATGGAGTACTCTTGATGAGGCAGGTATGGCACGCGATGGTAAAACCGTTTTATATGACGGACGTACTGGAGAGCCATTCGATAACCGTGTGTCTGTTGGGATCATGTACATGATTAAACTTGCACACATGGTTGATGATAAGTTACATGCTCGTTCAACTGGACCATACTCACTTGTTACTCAGCAGCCGTTAGGTGGTAAAGCACAGTTCGGGGGACAGCGTTTTGGTGAGATGGAGGTTTGGGCACTTGAAGCATATGGTGCAGCTTATACATTACAAGAGATTCTAACCGTTAAGTCCGATGATGTTGTTGGACGTGTGAAAACGTATGAAGCGATTGTAAAAGGTGAAAATGTACCTGAGCCAGGTGTACCAGAGTCATTCAAAGTTCTCATCAAGGAACTTCAAAGCTTAGGTATGGACGTGAAGATGCTATCAAGCAATGAAGAGGAAATAGAAATGCTTGAACTTGATGATGAAGAAGAACAAGGGAATGACAAGTTGAATTTAAACCTTGAGTCCGGTGAATCAAACGGTTAATGGGAGAACTTGAATGCTGAAAGGGAGGTTAGCCCCTTGATAGATGTGAATAACTTTGAGTATATGAAAATTGGTCTTGCATCTCCGGACAAGATTCGCTCTTGGTCTAGAGGTGAAGTGAAAAAACCAGAGACCATTAACTATCGTACGTTAAAGCCTGAAAAAGATGGATTGTTTTGTGAACGTATTTTTGGACCGCAAAAAGACTGGGAATGTCATTGTGGGAAGTATAAGCGAGTACGCTACAAAGGTGTCGTTTGTGATCGTTGTGGTGTAGAGGTAACTCGCGCAAAAGTACGCCGTGAGCGAATGGGGCACATTGAATTAGCTGCCCCGGTCTCTCATATTTGGTACTTCAAAGGGATCCCAAGTCGTATGGGTCTTGTCTTAGACATGTCTCCGCGTTCTCTTGAGGAAGTTATTTATTTCGCTTCCTATGTAGTAACCGATACTGGGGATACACCATTAGAACTTAAACAACTTCTTTCAGAAAAAGAATATCGTACGTATCGTGAAAAATACGGTCGTTCCTTTACAGCCCAAATGGGGGCAGAGGCGATCCGTAAATTGTTACAAGATATAGACTTAGATAAAGAAGTAAATATGTTGAAAGAAGAGCTCGTTACAGCTCAAGGTCAACGTCGAACTCGTGCTATCAAACGACTAGAAGTGCTAGAGGCATTCCGTAATTCAGGGAACAACCCGGCATGGATGATCATGGATGTTTTACCAGTCATTCCACCAGAATTACGTCCAATGGTTCAATTAGATGGTGGAAGATTCGCGACGTCTGACTTAAACGACTTATATCGTCGTGTGATTAACCGAAACAATCGATTAAAGCGCCTATTAGATCTTGGGGCACCAAGCATTATCGTTCAAAACGAAAAGCGTATGCTTCAAGAAGCTGTTGATGCTTTAATTGATAACGGGCGACGCGGTCGTCCTGTAACAGGACCGGGTAACCGTCCGCTAAAATCTCTTTCTCATATGCTGAAGGGGAAACAAGGTCGTTTCCGTCAAAACTTACTTGGTAAACGTGTAGACTACTCTGGTCGTTCTGTTATCGTGGTAGGACCACACTTGAAGATGTATCAATGTGGTTTACCTAAAGAAATGGCACTTGAATTATTTAAACCTTTTGTAATGAAAGAGCTTGTTAGCAAAGGTTTAGCTCACAATATTAAGAGTGCAAAACGTAAAGTTGAGCGAGTGCAACCGGAAGTTTGGGATGTATTAGAAGAAGTCATTAAAGAACATCCGGTCCTTTTAAACCGTGCGCCAACGTTACACAGACTAGGGATTCAAGCATTTGAACCGACATTAGTAGAAGGTCGTGCGATTAAGCTTCACCCACTCGTATGTACTGCTTATAACGCAGACTTTGACGGTGACCAAATGGCGGTGCACGTTCCATTATCTGCAGAAGCCCAAGCAGAGTCTCGTTTACTTATGCTTGCAGCTCAAAACATCTTAAACCCTAAAGACGGTAAACCAGTTGTTACGCCGTCTCAAGATATGGTATTAGGAAACTACTACTTAACTCTTGAGCGTAAAGGGGCAATTGGAGAAGGTAACATTTACAAAGATGCAGACGAAGCACTTACTGCGTATCGAAATGGACATGTCCACCTTCATACGAGAGTGGCTATCCCTGTTGGATCTCTTGGGAAAACGAACTTCAAGGAAGAACACGAAGGTAAATTACTCCTAACTTCCGTAGGGAAAATTATTTTTAATGAAATTCTCCCAGGATCGTTTCCATATGTAAATGAACCAACTGCAACAAACTTAGAGATTGAAACACCTGATAAATACATTGTTCCATCTGGCACAGATGTTAAAAAAGAATACGAAAACAGAGATGTTGTCGCACCATTTAAGAAAGGTTTCTTAGGTGACATTATCGCTGAAGTATTTAAGAAATTTAAAGTATCTCAAACGTCTGTCATGCTTGATAAGATGAAGGATCTAGGTTTCCACTACTCCACAAAAGCCGGTATTACAATCGGTGTATCTGACATTGTTGTATTGAAGGATAAGCAAGAAATCCTTGACGATGCAGAGAAAAAAGTGGACCGTGTCGTAAAGCAGTTCCGACGAGGTTTAATTACTGAAGAGGAACGTTATGACAAAGTCATCGAAGTGTGGAGTGCAGCAAAAGACGAGATCCAAAATCGATTAATGGGAACACTTGAAGATACGAACCCAATCTTTATGATGAGTGATTCCGGAGCTCGTGGTAACGCATCAAACTTTACGCAACTTGCTGGTATGCGTGGTCTGATGGCGAATCCGTCTGGTCGTATTATTGAACTTCCAATCAAATCAAGTTTCCGTGAAGGTTTAACAGTACTTGAGTACTTTATCTCTACGCACGGTGCGCGTAAAGGTCTAGCCGATACAGCCTTGAAGACTGCCGATTCAGGTTACTTAACACGTCGTCTTGTAGATGTTGCACAAGATGTGATCGTTCGTGAAGATGACTGCGGTACAGATCGTGGACTAAAGGTTGCGGCAATTACTGAAGGTACAGAAGTAATTGAACCGTTATACGACCGCCTTGTTGGTCGTGTGGCGTTTAATACAATTAAGCATCCTGAGACAGGTGAAGTATTAGTAGAAAAAGATGTTGAAATGGATGAAGATTCTGCTAAAGTCGTAGAAGATGCAGGAGTAGAGTCTGTTGTCATTCGTTCGGCATTTACTTGTGATACTAAACATGGCGTTTGTAAAAGATGTTATGGTCGAAACTTAGCAACAGGTGCTGAAGTTGAGGTTGGAGAAGCGGTTGGTATCATTGCTGCTCAATCAATTGGTGAACCAGGTACTCAGTTAACAATGCGTACATTCCATACAGGTGGGGTAGCAGGAGATGATATTACCCAAGGTTTACCGCGTATCCAGGAACTGTTTGAAGCACGTAACCCGAAAGGTCAGGCTGTTATTTCAGAGATCGAAGGGGCAGTTAGCGACATTAAAGAAGTAAATGAAAAGAAAGAAATTGTCGTACAAGGTGAAATTGAAACACGTAACTACGTTGCGCCATACGGTGCTAGAATGAAAGTAGAAGTTGGCGATCAAGTGAAACCAGGTCAAGAACTTACAGAAGGTTCAATTGACCCTAAAGAATTACTTTTAGTTTCTGGTGTACAAGGTGTACAAGAATATCTCTTACGCGAGGTACAAAAAGTTTATCGTATGCAAGGGGTAGAAATCGGAGATAAACACGTAGAGGTTATGGTACGTCAAATGCTTCGAAAGATCCGTGTTGTCGATGCTGGAGATACAGAAGTATTACCAGGATCCCTTGTTGAAGTGCATCAATTCAATGAAGCGAACAAAGATATTCTATTGCGTGGAGGTACTCCGGCAATGGGAACTCCTGTCTTACTCGGTATTACAAAAGCATCCCTTGAGACAGATTCATTCTTATCTGCTGCTTCTTTCCAAGAAACGACACGAGTTCTTACTGATGCAGCTATCAAAGGTAAGAGAGACGAACTTGTCGGCTTGAAAGAAAACGTCATTATCGGTAAACTTGTTCCTGCAGGAACAGGAATGCAACGATATCGCAAGATCACTTCAACGAATGTTGAAGAGGAAGCGACAGATGAAATGGTAGAAGAAGTATCTATTCAAGAATAAATGCAAATTAATGTTGACACGCGTTGATTACGATGGTAATATATCAAAGTGTGCCAAACACCTGATGCTTTGGAGGATGAAAAATGTCTTATGAAAAAGTAGACCAGGCAAACGAAAAAGTCGTCGGCACGAAACAGACGCTTAAAGCACTGGAAAATCAACAGGTTATAGAGCTGGTCGTTGCAGAAGATGCAGATCCGAAGGTTTTGCATAAAGCAGTGAAACTAGCCGAATCACAAGGTATTCCAATTATTAATGTCGATTCTATGAAAAAGCTTGGAAAAGCTTGTGGAATTGATGTGAATGCAGCGATTGTTGCCTTGAAAAAGTAAAAATAAGTTTTTGCCTATTGGCCTTCCTTTAGGCAAAAACTTTCCTTTTACACAATTATGAACCACCTGGACCAGTGGGCTTAAATAAATCATAGATGAAAGGAGGATATCGCATGCCTACTATTAATCAATTAGTGCGTAAAGGTCGTAAAGCGAAAGTAGAAAAATCCGACTCGCCAGCATTGAACAAAGGGTACAACAGTTTCAAGAAAGTACAAACGAACCAAAGTTCTCCACAAAAACGTGGTGTATGTACTCGTGTTGGAACTATGACACCTAAGAAACCAAACTCTGCCCTTCGTAAATATGCTCGTGTGCGTCTAACTAACCAAATTGAAGTAACGGCATATATTCCTGGTATTGGACACAACCTTCAAGAACACAGTGTTGTACTTATTCGTGGAGGACGTGTGAAAGACTTACCGGGGGTACGTTACCACATCGTACGTGGTGCTCTTGACACTGCAGGTGTTGAGAACCGTGGACAAGGTCGTTCTAAATATGGAACTAAGAGACCTAAAAAATAATGCGTCAATCATGCGCTAAAAATTAATGATTTCGTGAAAGGAGGGAACCTTATGCCTCGTAAAGGACCTGTACCTCGCAGAGATGTATTACCTGATCCGATTTACAACTCAAAGTTAGTAACTCGCTTAATCAACCGTATTATGGTTGACGGTAAAAGAGGTAAAGCACAAACTATTCTTTATAAAGCATTTGAACTAGTACAAGAACGTACTGGTAATGACCCACAAGAAGTATTCGAACAAGCGTTAAAAAACATTATGCCAGTTCTTGAAGTTAAAGCTCGCCGTGTTGGTGGTGCTAACTATCAAGTACCGATCGAAGTTAAACCTGATCGTCGTACGACTTTAGGACTTCGTTGGTTAGTGAGCTACGCTCGCCTTCGTGGTGAAAAAACGATGGAAGAGCGTCTTGCAAATGAAATTATGGACGCAGCGAATAACACGGGTGCAGCTGTGAAGAAGCGTGAAGACACTCACCGCATGGCTGAAGCAAACAAAGCATTTGCTCATTATCGCTGGTAAGTAATATACTCCCTTAGCTCCACCTTAGGAAACTAAGGGTGAATATACAGCCGGGGGAAGAGTGAAGGAGGGGATTCCCTTCCTTTAACTACATACCCTGAAATAAAATAACATCTTCACTAAGGAAGGAGAAATTGACCAATGGGAAGAGAGTTCTCCTTGGAAAAAACACGTAATATCGGTATCATGGCACACATCGATGCCGGTAAAACGACAGCAACGGAAAGAGTTCTTTTCTACACTGGGCGTATCCATAAAATCGGTGAAACACACGAAGGTGCTTCTCAAATGGACTGGATGGAGCAGGAACAAGAGCGTGGTATTACAATCACATCTGCTGCGACAACAGCTCAATGGAAAGAACACCGTATTAATATCATCGATACACCTGGACACGTAGACTTCACTGTAGAAGTTGAGCGTTCTTTACGTGTACTTGACGGTGCAGTTGCAGTACTCGATGCTCAATCTGGTGTAGAGCCACAAACTGAAACAGTTTGGCGCCAAGCAACAACGTACCATGTACCACGAATTGTTTTCGTAAACAAAATGGACAAGATCGGTGCAGATTTCATTTATTCATTAAGCACATTGCATGACCGCCTCGGTGCGAACGCAGCTGCGATTCAGTTACCAATCGGTGCTGAAGATGACTTCGAAGGTATTATTGATCTTGTTGACATGCAAGCTTACTTCTATATGGATGACTTAGGAACTCGTAGTGAAGCACGTGAAATTCCTGAAGAGTATAAAGCTCAAGCGGAAGAGTATCGTGAGAAACTAGTTGAAGCAGTTTCTGAGCTTGATGAAGAGCTTATGATGAAGTACCTAGAAGGTGAAGAAATTACTGTCGATGAGCTAAAAGCGGCGATTCGTAAAGGTACTTGTAATGTTGAATTTTACCCAGTTCTTTGTGGTTCAGCATTCAAAAACAAAGGTGTTCAACTAATGATTGACGCAGTAATCGACTACTTACCGTCACCATTAGATGTACCTGCAATTCAAGGTCACGTTCCTGGAAACGAAGAAGAAACTATTGAGCGTAAAGCGGATGACAACGAGCCATTCTCAGCATTGGCATTTAAAGTTGCAACTGACCCTTACGTTGGTAAGCTTACTTTCTTCCGTGTTTACTCAGGTACAGTTAATGCTGGTTCTTATGTTAAGAACGCAACGAAAAACAAGCGTGAAAGAATGGGACGTATCCTACAAATGCACGCGAACCACCGTGAAGAGATCCCAACATGTTTTGCTGGAGATATCGCTGGCGGTGTAGGTTTAAAAGATACTTCTACTGGTGATACTCTATGTGATGAAAAGGATCTTGTTATTCTTGAGTCTATGGAATTCCCAGAGCCTGTTATCTCATTATCTGTTGAGCCAAAATCTAAGGCTGACCAAGATAAAATGGGTATTGCACTTGCAAAGCTGGCTGAAGAAGACCCTACATTCCAAACGCATACTGATGAAGAAACAGGTCAAACAATCATCGCTGGTATGGGTGAACTTCACCTTGACATCATCGTTGACCGTTTGAAACGTGAATTCAAAGTTGAAGCGAATGTTGGTGCTCCTCAAGTATCATATCGTGAATCAATTCGCCAAGCTGCTCAATGTGAAGGTAAATTCGTACGTCAATCCGGTGGTCGTGGACAATACGGTCACG
The Bacillus shivajii DNA segment above includes these coding regions:
- the fusA gene encoding elongation factor G, with the translated sequence MGREFSLEKTRNIGIMAHIDAGKTTATERVLFYTGRIHKIGETHEGASQMDWMEQEQERGITITSAATTAQWKEHRINIIDTPGHVDFTVEVERSLRVLDGAVAVLDAQSGVEPQTETVWRQATTYHVPRIVFVNKMDKIGADFIYSLSTLHDRLGANAAAIQLPIGAEDDFEGIIDLVDMQAYFYMDDLGTRSEAREIPEEYKAQAEEYREKLVEAVSELDEELMMKYLEGEEITVDELKAAIRKGTCNVEFYPVLCGSAFKNKGVQLMIDAVIDYLPSPLDVPAIQGHVPGNEEETIERKADDNEPFSALAFKVATDPYVGKLTFFRVYSGTVNAGSYVKNATKNKRERMGRILQMHANHREEIPTCFAGDIAGGVGLKDTSTGDTLCDEKDLVILESMEFPEPVISLSVEPKSKADQDKMGIALAKLAEEDPTFQTHTDEETGQTIIAGMGELHLDIIVDRLKREFKVEANVGAPQVSYRESIRQAAQCEGKFVRQSGGRGQYGHVWVEFTPNEEGAGFEFEDAIVGGVVPREYIPSVGQGLEQALENGMIAGYPVIDVKAKLYDGSYHDVDSNEMAFKVAASLAVKEAVKKCNPVLLEPVMKVEVVVPEEYMGDIMGDVTSRRGRVEGMEARGNAQIVKAMVPLSEMFGYATSLRSNTQGRGQYTMHFDHYEEVPKSISEEIIKKQSGQ